From a region of the Flavobacterium branchiarum genome:
- a CDS encoding LytR/AlgR family response regulator transcription factor — translation MKILIVEDESINANRLKRLLEELEPDCEILDIIDTVQGTISWLNTNEMPDLITMDIRLADGISFSIFEEVKITCPIIFTTAYDEYAVRAFKVNSIDYLMKPIDKSELEDALNKFKNLSNAKNNSEDLAGILKRFISKPSFRLRFLVTYRDGYKSVDVADIDFIYSEFKTSHLFLKNGTIIAIPQTMEELEEELNPDIFFRANRQFFIQVESIKSISNYFNAKLRIQLNGDSEREVIISREKAPFFKQWMDR, via the coding sequence ATGAAAATTTTAATTGTAGAAGATGAGAGCATCAATGCCAATCGTCTTAAGAGATTATTAGAAGAATTGGAGCCAGATTGTGAAATTTTGGATATTATTGATACAGTCCAAGGTACCATTTCTTGGTTAAATACTAATGAAATGCCTGATTTAATTACAATGGATATTCGTTTGGCAGATGGTATAAGTTTTTCAATTTTTGAAGAAGTTAAGATTACTTGCCCGATTATATTCACTACTGCTTATGATGAATACGCAGTTAGGGCTTTTAAGGTAAATAGTATTGATTATTTAATGAAACCTATTGATAAAAGTGAACTTGAGGATGCTCTAAATAAATTTAAGAACCTTTCAAACGCCAAGAATAACAGTGAGGATCTTGCAGGTATTTTAAAAAGATTTATCAGCAAACCTTCGTTTCGATTGCGTTTTTTAGTGACTTATCGCGATGGATATAAAAGTGTAGATGTTGCCGATATTGATTTTATATATTCGGAATTTAAAACGTCACACCTTTTTCTTAAAAATGGCACTATTATAGCCATTCCCCAAACAATGGAAGAACTCGAAGAAGAACTTAATCCAGATATTTTCTTCAGAGCAAATAGACAGTTTTTTATACAGGTTGAAAGTATAAAATCGATCTCTAATTACTTCAATGCCAAACTTAGAATACAACTTAATGGCGATTCAGAACGAGAAGTTATAATCAGCAGAGAAAAAGCTCCTTTTTTCAAGCAATGGATGGATCGTTAA
- a CDS encoding sensor histidine kinase, translating into MYSNQQNKTKRNFFFYKYYRVIVIPVVFLVYLSSYFVLNPYRNIEEDSLLTVGWTLDIFLILVYCAILTELSLFVGRSLNNWISWDQKPIFRAIVQFLFLIVGNILINYLFSFLWEFFYPWTLLKESELLIIWQSNLMAAILSLFISFIHTSIFLLNRWRVTSDEAAELKVRASQLQEAVTRSELESLKLQLDPHFTFNNFSTLTELIHEDPQSAASFLENITKVYRYMISNLNKDTITVEEEIKFLNAYFYLLKTRLGEKVELKLLINSNCMTLHLPPLTLQLLVENAVKHNIATLSNPLIISIYSDVGDIVVRNNLQPTSGKSFFSTGVGNKNIEFRYKILSDRMPVFCESNGYYCVRLPLI; encoded by the coding sequence ATGTACTCAAATCAACAAAACAAAACTAAGCGAAATTTTTTTTTCTATAAGTATTATAGAGTCATTGTAATACCAGTAGTTTTTCTTGTTTATTTATCATCTTATTTTGTTCTAAATCCTTATCGAAATATTGAAGAAGATTCTTTATTGACTGTAGGTTGGACTCTAGATATATTCTTGATTTTAGTATATTGTGCTATTCTAACTGAATTAAGTCTATTTGTTGGAAGAAGTTTGAATAATTGGATTAGCTGGGATCAAAAGCCCATTTTTAGAGCTATTGTGCAATTCTTGTTTCTTATAGTAGGTAACATTCTAATAAATTATTTGTTCTCCTTTTTATGGGAGTTTTTTTACCCATGGACACTATTAAAAGAGAGTGAGCTTTTAATAATATGGCAGTCTAATTTGATGGCAGCAATATTGTCGCTTTTCATTAGTTTTATTCATACCAGTATTTTTTTGCTTAATAGATGGCGTGTAACTTCTGATGAGGCTGCGGAATTAAAAGTTAGAGCGTCACAACTTCAAGAAGCTGTAACTCGATCAGAATTAGAGTCTTTAAAATTGCAATTAGATCCGCATTTTACCTTTAATAATTTTAGTACCCTTACAGAATTAATTCACGAAGACCCGCAGTCGGCCGCGTCATTTTTGGAGAATATTACAAAGGTTTACCGCTATATGATTTCTAATCTTAATAAAGATACCATTACGGTGGAAGAGGAAATTAAATTTTTAAATGCATATTTTTATCTTTTAAAAACGCGACTCGGAGAAAAGGTAGAATTGAAGTTACTAATTAATTCAAATTGTATGACGCTTCATTTACCTCCTCTAACATTGCAATTGTTAGTTGAAAATGCAGTTAAACATAATATAGCAACGTTGTCTAACCCACTTATTATTTCTATTTATTCGGATGTTGGAGACATCGTTGTAAGGAATAATTTGCAACCTACATCAGGTAAGAGTTTTTTTTCAACTGGTGTTGGAAATAAAAATATTGAATTTAGATATAAAATATTATCTGATCGAATGCCTGTTTTTTGTGAATCTAATGGTTACTATTGTGTACGCCTACCTTTAATATAA
- a CDS encoding beta-ketoacyl-ACP synthase III: MNATITAIGGFVPNSILSNEIISGMVDTTAEWIEKRTGIKERRLANSENQATSDLACGAIENLLQNYNVDRKEIDCLLLATATPDHLLTPTASKVCEISGLSNAFGLDLNAACSGFLYALEMATAIIESGRYKKIIVVGADKMSSIVDYEDRNTCILFGDGAGAVLLEKTESEYGVMKSILRTDGSGTSALLVPAGGSKLSATDETILQRNHYIKQEGAFVFKKAVESMSSVSQDVLIANNLSVEDIDWVVPHQANLRIINAVSESLKIGIEKVKVNIEKYGNTTSATIPLCLWDFAADFKAGQNILITTFGAGFSWGATCIKWGVMREYQPVI, from the coding sequence ATGAACGCAACAATTACAGCTATAGGCGGTTTTGTACCGAATTCTATACTTAGTAATGAGATAATTTCTGGTATGGTTGACACAACCGCAGAATGGATTGAAAAAAGAACTGGAATAAAAGAGCGTAGATTAGCTAATAGTGAAAACCAAGCGACTTCAGACCTTGCTTGTGGTGCAATTGAAAATTTATTGCAAAATTATAATGTAGACAGAAAAGAGATTGATTGTTTATTGTTGGCAACAGCAACTCCTGATCATCTTTTAACACCTACTGCCAGTAAGGTTTGTGAAATTAGCGGATTAAGCAATGCATTCGGATTAGATCTTAATGCGGCCTGTAGTGGGTTTTTATATGCCCTCGAAATGGCTACAGCCATAATAGAAAGTGGTCGTTATAAAAAAATTATTGTGGTTGGAGCCGATAAAATGAGCTCAATCGTAGATTACGAGGACCGCAATACTTGTATTCTTTTTGGAGATGGTGCTGGTGCAGTACTTTTAGAAAAAACAGAATCAGAATATGGTGTCATGAAAAGTATTTTGCGTACAGACGGAAGCGGAACTTCTGCATTACTTGTACCTGCAGGAGGTTCTAAGTTATCTGCTACAGATGAAACCATTTTACAGAGAAATCATTATATAAAACAAGAAGGAGCATTTGTATTTAAAAAAGCTGTTGAATCTATGAGTAGCGTTTCTCAAGATGTTCTTATCGCTAATAATTTAAGCGTAGAGGATATAGATTGGGTTGTGCCACATCAAGCTAATTTAAGAATTATTAATGCCGTAAGTGAAAGTTTAAAAATAGGAATAGAAAAGGTTAAAGTCAATATTGAAAAATATGGCAATACTACATCAGCAACTATTCCTTTATGTCTTTGGGATTTTGCCGCTGATTTTAAAGCAGGTCAAAACATATTAATAACCACTTTTGGAGCAGGTTTCTCATGGGGAGCAACTTGTATAAAATGGGGAGTTATGCGTGAATATCAGCCTGTAATTTAA
- a CDS encoding universal stress protein gives MTSPLTIIATTNFSAIANNAVTYAAGLSKATGAKLVLFNSFSLGLHSSNSLITAESMKRQIEKATEKLENLGKEISERYNITVSCYCIYSLLEDQLSSIIKETKAELVVMGMAERSFEQDLLGNSTTSVIKNLDIPVLAVPKNAQFHNVNKILYACDTLNFSLIKRFSWLRDIVRKLEAEIEFFSVDEKINNLKQEQGQQLLNSSLEEEFKEVKYIYKTVKSNAVINEIQKEIKNFKADILVMVPQQYGFWDSLVHKSKTRIMATGQDIPLLSFPNFG, from the coding sequence ATGACTTCACCTCTTACTATTATAGCTACAACTAATTTTTCGGCTATAGCAAATAATGCAGTTACTTATGCAGCGGGACTTTCAAAAGCTACAGGAGCAAAGCTTGTTTTGTTTAATTCTTTTTCTTTGGGTCTGCATAGTTCTAATAGTCTTATTACAGCTGAATCTATGAAAAGACAAATAGAGAAAGCAACAGAAAAACTGGAGAATTTAGGAAAAGAAATTTCCGAACGTTACAATATTACGGTAAGTTGTTATTGCATATATTCCCTTTTAGAAGATCAACTTTCATCGATAATTAAAGAGACCAAAGCAGAATTAGTTGTAATGGGTATGGCAGAACGATCATTTGAACAGGATTTACTAGGCAACTCAACAACATCAGTAATTAAGAATTTAGATATTCCTGTATTGGCAGTACCTAAGAACGCTCAATTTCATAACGTAAATAAAATTCTATATGCTTGTGATACCCTAAATTTTTCTTTAATAAAAAGGTTTAGCTGGTTAAGAGATATCGTTAGAAAACTTGAAGCAGAAATAGAATTCTTTAGTGTAGATGAAAAAATAAACAATCTTAAGCAAGAACAAGGGCAACAATTACTAAATTCGTCCCTTGAAGAAGAGTTTAAAGAAGTTAAATATATTTATAAGACAGTTAAGTCGAATGCTGTAATTAATGAGATCCAAAAAGAGATCAAGAATTTTAAAGCAGACATTTTAGTAATGGTGCCACAACAATATGGTTTTTGGGATTCTTTAGTGCATAAAAGCAAAACTAGAATTATGGCTACAGGACAAGACATACCATTATTATCGTTTCCTAATTTCGGATGA
- a CDS encoding MFS transporter: MLNRYLGNFKNFPKEIWILALITLVNRIGAVVVPFLSKYFKDELNLSYSQIGWVMVCFGIGSLFGTFFSGKLSDIFGAYKIMVFSLFSSGVILISLQFVKTFELLCFSIFLLTAVADMYRPAMMVSLNDYVSSESRVRALSLLRMATNVGLVVGPVLGGLLIINSEYNTLFIVDGLTSIISVCLFVVFVKEKKLLYKLEMSAVGQDKFAPLKDFPFVMNWIIALITGYLYFQVFSIVPIYHKEAYDLTEFDSGMFLGFSGVVFILFELALVNFVQKNKITDLVAIMIGLLLIGSSYLLLFLVHQPWVFWIFMFLMSFGNMLTFAFASSFVMNRSHKNLEGVFMSTFQMSYGFAHVFSSKTGLTIVQNFDYNTNWVFNYSLAFGTAFCTYLIFLVVKKEQKKVKEDILVSFFKK, from the coding sequence ATGCTTAACCGTTATTTAGGGAATTTTAAGAATTTCCCAAAAGAAATATGGATTCTTGCCCTAATTACTTTAGTGAATAGAATCGGAGCAGTTGTTGTTCCTTTTTTGTCTAAATATTTTAAAGATGAATTAAATCTGAGCTATTCACAAATAGGTTGGGTTATGGTTTGTTTTGGTATTGGATCTTTATTTGGAACTTTCTTTAGCGGGAAATTATCAGATATTTTTGGAGCTTACAAGATTATGGTTTTTAGCTTGTTTTCTAGTGGTGTTATTCTTATTTCATTGCAATTTGTGAAAACTTTTGAGTTATTGTGCTTTTCAATTTTCCTTTTAACTGCTGTTGCTGATATGTATAGGCCTGCAATGATGGTTAGTCTTAATGATTATGTGAGTAGTGAATCAAGAGTACGTGCGCTATCATTATTAAGAATGGCAACCAATGTTGGACTTGTAGTAGGGCCTGTTTTAGGAGGATTATTAATTATAAATTCAGAATATAATACCCTGTTTATCGTAGATGGTTTGACATCGATTATTTCTGTATGCCTTTTTGTTGTTTTTGTTAAAGAGAAAAAACTACTCTATAAGCTTGAAATGAGTGCTGTAGGTCAGGACAAATTTGCACCCCTAAAAGATTTTCCTTTTGTAATGAATTGGATTATTGCTTTAATAACAGGATATCTCTATTTTCAGGTTTTTTCAATTGTACCTATTTATCATAAAGAAGCATATGATTTAACTGAATTTGATAGTGGAATGTTCTTAGGGTTCAGCGGGGTTGTGTTTATTTTATTTGAATTGGCTTTGGTGAATTTTGTCCAAAAAAATAAGATTACTGACTTAGTTGCGATTATGATAGGATTGCTACTAATAGGGAGTTCTTATCTTTTATTGTTTTTAGTTCATCAGCCTTGGGTATTTTGGATTTTTATGTTTTTGATGTCTTTCGGTAACATGTTGACATTTGCTTTTGCAAGTAGTTTTGTTATGAACAGAAGCCATAAAAACTTAGAAGGTGTATTTATGTCAACTTTTCAAATGAGTTATGGTTTTGCCCATGTTTTTAGCTCTAAAACAGGCTTGACTATTGTTCAAAATTTTGATTATAATACAAATTGGGTGTTTAATTATTCACTTGCATTTGGTACTGCTTTTTGTACTTATTTAATATTTTTAGTAGTTAAAAAAGAACAAAAAAAGGTAAAAGAAGATATTCTAGTTTCTTTCTTTAAGAAGTAA
- a CDS encoding PAS domain-containing protein, with protein MDKKCPTPIDQSVIWDVTQTIVSKADLYGNIEYVNDTFSEVSGYDESELVGKAHNIIRHPDMPKVIFKVLWDHISKGKKFHGIIKNLAKSGKYYWVITDFDYIVSDDAKILKYIARRKAISPGVIEKVEDLYRKLSKIEQVSGVEGSEKYLIGYLEDHNLDYVELITKLMMDDLNEQVVVESSTEEIEETKKSFFSRFFGN; from the coding sequence ATGGATAAAAAATGTCCAACGCCAATTGATCAATCTGTTATATGGGATGTAACTCAAACTATTGTAAGTAAAGCTGATTTATACGGGAATATAGAATATGTAAATGATACTTTTTCTGAAGTTTCAGGATATGATGAATCGGAATTGGTAGGTAAGGCACATAACATTATCCGCCACCCAGATATGCCTAAAGTGATTTTTAAAGTCTTATGGGATCATATATCTAAAGGGAAAAAATTTCACGGTATCATAAAAAACTTAGCTAAATCTGGAAAGTATTACTGGGTAATTACAGATTTTGATTATATAGTAAGTGATGATGCAAAAATTTTAAAATATATCGCTCGTCGTAAAGCTATTTCTCCTGGAGTAATAGAAAAGGTGGAAGATTTATATAGAAAATTATCCAAAATTGAACAAGTAAGCGGTGTAGAAGGAAGCGAGAAATATTTAATCGGTTATCTTGAAGATCATAATCTTGATTATGTAGAATTGATTACAAAATTAATGATGGATGATTTGAATGAGCAAGTTGTAGTAGAATCTTCTACTGAAGAAATTGAAGAAACTAAAAAGAGCTTTTTTAGCAGGTTCTTTGGAAACTAA
- a CDS encoding Ppx/GppA phosphatase family protein: MKNLKFYFTLVLLFLITPILFSQENIFAGIEIGSKGIKMSVIDVHNIKKGNIDVKSYWTENVSIAKGISIDGNMTEENIDRAVIIISNNYNKFKNEMKISDDNIFIVGSSGVAMAQNTQVLIDKVKAATGKEVEFIEAHMEGKMLLKGCIPPVDYKNSIILDIGGGNTKGGYVDVVNNDTFVFFPLSLNYGSVTLTETIIKKTNSDDLGEYNSRSFTFLPVLREQVNAMYKSKPQALNKEKIYMSGGAVWAFYTLYKGVTKEAFNQFKLEDVINYDAILKNNFKKFEDLAKTDPEIAKVLKTYSQKYLISGSNILLVCLEAVPEVDKKKLYFAKEGQIAWLVSYITDRSKKVKKIY, encoded by the coding sequence ATGAAAAATCTAAAATTTTATTTTACACTAGTTCTTTTATTTCTTATTACCCCAATACTTTTTTCACAAGAAAATATTTTTGCTGGAATTGAAATTGGAAGTAAAGGAATAAAAATGTCAGTTATTGATGTTCACAATATCAAAAAAGGTAATATAGACGTTAAATCTTATTGGACGGAAAATGTTTCTATAGCAAAAGGGATTTCTATAGATGGAAACATGACTGAGGAAAATATAGATAGAGCTGTTATAATTATTAGTAATAATTATAATAAATTCAAGAATGAGATGAAAATCTCTGATGATAATATCTTTATAGTAGGTTCTTCTGGGGTTGCTATGGCGCAAAATACTCAAGTTCTTATTGATAAAGTAAAAGCAGCTACTGGAAAAGAAGTTGAGTTTATAGAAGCTCATATGGAGGGGAAAATGCTTTTAAAAGGTTGTATTCCTCCAGTTGATTATAAAAATTCAATAATCTTAGATATTGGAGGAGGAAATACAAAAGGAGGTTATGTTGATGTGGTTAACAATGATACTTTTGTTTTTTTTCCGTTAAGTCTAAACTATGGAAGTGTAACTCTTACAGAAACCATAATTAAAAAAACGAATAGTGACGATTTAGGAGAATATAATTCACGCTCATTTACATTTTTGCCTGTACTTAGAGAACAAGTAAATGCAATGTATAAATCAAAACCTCAGGCTTTAAACAAAGAAAAAATCTATATGTCTGGTGGAGCTGTTTGGGCTTTTTACACGTTGTATAAAGGCGTGACAAAAGAAGCATTTAATCAGTTTAAGTTAGAAGATGTTATTAACTACGATGCAATCTTAAAAAATAATTTTAAAAAGTTTGAAGATCTTGCAAAAACAGATCCAGAAATTGCAAAAGTATTAAAAACATATTCGCAAAAATATTTGATCTCTGGTAGTAATATTTTATTGGTTTGTTTAGAAGCTGTACCCGAGGTTGATAAGAAAAAACTATATTTTGCTAAAGAAGGTCAAATTGCATGGTTGGTATCTTACATTACAGATCGTTCTAAAAAAGTAAAGAAAATTTATTAA